In Planococcus shixiaomingii, the DNA window GCACTGACGCTTTATCAAAAAGGCATGGAACTATCGAAAGTGTGCCACGATAAATTACAGAATGCAGAAAAACAGCTCGTTACTATGATGAACGATGGCAAAGAAGTGCCGGCGAACATAGAAACGGATGGGCCAGCCATATGAATTTGA includes these proteins:
- the xseB gene encoding exodeoxyribonuclease VII small subunit, which codes for MAEKEIMFNEAMEQLEEIVRQLEQGDVPLEQALTLYQKGMELSKVCHDKLQNAEKQLVTMMNDGKEVPANIETDGPAI